In the Phaseolus vulgaris cultivar G19833 chromosome 7, P. vulgaris v2.0, whole genome shotgun sequence genome, one interval contains:
- the LOC137829287 gene encoding protein FAR1-RELATED SEQUENCE 5-like, whose translation MADLSLDDIPFLEESQHSNHLARNDYVENILPDTDSQINIDESVPNVVDESAPTVGMCFDTADAVKSYYRQYGIKKGFAIRTRSSKKGPDKELRSFVSAAGGYENLNFVERDVRNYVAQSRRALGKEGDGKALLNHFCRMRELNPQFYFDIHLGDDNRIRHVFWADARSRAAWDSFGDILCFDTTYLTNKYDMPFAPFVGVNHHGQSILLGCGLLSSEDTDAFVWLFQSWLRCMSNRPPVGIVTDQCRAMKIAVEVVFPNARHRWCLWHIMKKILEKLQGYSQYKEMKRGMKTVVYESTSVDDFLSSWANLINTFNLSTNDWLSTLFEERHRWVPCYLKSFFWAGMSTTQRSESMNAFFDGYINSSTSLQQFVQQYENALQHKAELECEADFASLNTIIPCTSQSGIERQFQSEYTHAKLNEVQGEFRGKMNCAVTNAYIEGHACRFTVVEESFQNGKPEHRNVVVLFDREQLDVCCTCLLFEFRGILCRHCLVVLAQEKVTKVPKKYVLERWSKNLRRKHTYIRSSFATKDKDPQVQRYDGLCKKFYDIAEHASGEINTTEILHKQLDKFVLEYGQQRHDQHRTKHNICGAPEQPTPSTPTTTINMNGDIRSPILVKRKGRPRSTRQKSRCEKAPRRKNTCTRRQLPSQPTTGIEEGSYVGGVQANLPDQTEGNMNTFNGMTNAIARVSSTRSVGFLSLLNSVQSNLPISQESNASELFRL comes from the exons ATGGCAGATTTGTCACTTGATGACATTCCGTTCTTAGAAGAATCTCAGCATTCGAATCATTTAGCTAGGAATGATTATGTGGAAAATATACTTCCTGATACAGATTCCCAGATCAATATTGATGAGTCTGTTCCAAATGTAGTTGATGAATCAGCTCCTACAGTTGGAATGTGTTTTGACACTGCAGATGCCGTGAAAAGTTATTACCGACAATATGGCATTAAAAAGGGTTTTGCAATTAGAACTCGAAGTTCAAAAAAAGGACCTGACAAGGAATTAAG GTCTTTTGTGTCTGCTGCTGGTGGTTACGAGAATCTCAACTTTGTTGAACGAGATGTGCGTAATTATGTTGCCCAAAGTAGGAGAGCATTGGGGAAGGAAGGTGATGGAAAAGCTCTCTTAAATCATTTCTGTCGCATGAGGGAATTGAAtccacaattttattttgacattCATTTGGGCGATGATAACCGCATACGACATGTATTTTGGGCTGATGCTAGAAGTAGGGCAGCATGGGATAGTTTTGGAGACATTTTATGTTTCGATACCACATACCTAACAAATAAGTATGATATGCCGTTTGCACCTTTTGTTGGTGTAAATCATCACGGTCAATCAATATTGTTGGGATGTGGACTCCTATCTTCTGAGGACACTGATGCTTTTGTGTGGCTTTTTCAAAGTTGGTTGCGTTGCATGTCAAACAGACCCCCCGTAGGCATTGTGACCGATCAATGCAGGGCAATGAAAATTGCAGTTGAAGTTGTGTTCCCAAATGCACGTCATAGGTGGTGTCTTTGGcacattatgaaaaaaatactaGAAAAACTTCAAGGATATAGTCAGTACAAGGAAATGAAACGTGGAATGAAGACAGTAGTGTATGAGTCCACAAGTGTTGATGATTTCTTGTCTTCGTGGGCAAATTTGATAAATACGTTTAACTTAAGTACAAACGATTGGCTTAGTACATTATTTGAAGAACGACATCGTTGGGTTCCTTGTtatctaaaatcatttttttggGCCGGAATGTCAACAACGCAAAGGAGTGAAAGCATGAATGCTTTTTTTGACGGGTACATTAATTCAAGCACAAGTCTCCAACAATTTGTGCAACAGTATGAGAACGCTCTGCAACATAAGGCCGAATTAGAGTGTGAAGCGGATTTTGCTTCTCTTAACACCATAATTCCCTGCACATCTCAATCAGGCATTGAAAGACAATTCCAATCGGAATACACACATGCAAAATTGAATGAGGTGCAAGGGGAGTTTAGAGGAAAAATGAATTGTGCTGTTACTAATGCCTATATTGAGGGTCATGCATGTCGTTTCACTGTTGTAGAGGAGTCTTTCCAAAATGGTAAACCTGAACACCGCAATGTAGTAGTTCTTTTTGACCGTGAACAACTAGATGTATGTTGCACTTGCTTGTTATTTGAATTTAGGGGAATTTTGTGCCGGCACTGCCTTGTTGTCCTTGCTCAAGAAAAAGTGACAAAAGTCCCAAAAAAGTATGTATTGGAAAGGTGGAGTAAAAATCTAAGGCGAAAGCACACGTACATAAGATCATCCTTTGCCACAAAAGACAAGGATCCACAAGTTCAAAGGTATGATGGATTGTGCAAGAAGTTTTATGACATAGCTGAACATGCCAGCGGGGAAATTAATACAACAGAAATCTTGCATAAACAACTTGACAAATTTGTGTTGGAATATGGTCAACAAAGACATGATCAACATAGGACAAAGCATAACATTTGTGGAGCTCCTGAACAACCAACACCAAGTACTCCTACCACAACAATCAACATGAACGGTGATATCCGTAGCCCTATACTTGTGAAAAGAAAGGGTCGGCCGCGATCAACACGACAAAAATCCAGGTGTGAAAAGGCTCCGAGAAGAAAAAATACATGTACTAGACGTCAACTTCCTAGTCAGCCAACTACG GGAATTGAGGAAGGAAGTTATGTGGGAGGTGTTCAAGCAAATCTGCCTGATCAAACTGAAGGAAACATGAATACATTCAATGGGATGACTAATGCAATTGCAAGG GTGTCAAGTACGAGGTCTGTTGGCTTTCTTTCATTGTTGAACTCAGTCCAAAGTAATTTACCAATATCTCAAGAATCAAATGCTTCAGAGTTGTTTAG GTTGTAA
- the LOC137828756 gene encoding outer envelope pore protein 16-4, chloroplastic, whose amino-acid sequence MLFYSTRLRGDGEKMEENLDGVAPCSSLAVEAIIRVGAAGAIWGLCAGPYDARQQGLTGIAKASFVANTVRSFGIRCGFVAGVFSITRCGVQKYRGRNDWVNGLIGGAVAGGAAAAGTRNWAQVIGMAGLVSIFCAAADYSRTS is encoded by the exons ATGCTGTTCTATTCTACGCGCCTACGTGGCGACGGAGAGAAAATGGAAGAAAACCTGGACGGCGTCGCTCCGTGCTCCTCCCTCGCCGTTGAGGCTATTATTCGTGTCGGAGCG GCCGGTGCAATCTGGGGCTTGTGCGCTGGTCCATACGACGCTCGTCAACAGG GACTAACAGGCATTGCTAAAGCTTCTTTTGtg GCTAACACCGTTCGCAGTTTTGGGATTCGATGCG GGTTTGTAGCCGGCGTTTTCAGCATTACGCGATGCGGGGTTCAGAAATACAGGGGGCGGAATGATTGG GTCAACGGTTTGATCGGGGGTGCTGTTGCTGGCGGCGCTGCTGCTGCTGGAACGCGAAATTGGGCACAGGTGATTGGGATGGCTGGTTTGGTTTCTATTTTCTGTGCTGCAGCTGACTATTCCAGAACATCTTAA
- the LOC137828757 gene encoding large ribosomal subunit protein eL22z-like, translating into MSGAKGKKKASSFVIDCAKPVEDKIMDIASLEKFLQERIKVGGKAGALGDSVTVAREKSKITVTSDSNFSKRYLKYLTKKYLKKHNVRDWLRVIASNKDRNVYELRYFNIAENEGEEED; encoded by the exons ATGAGCGGGGCCAAGGGGAAGAAGAAGGCATCAAGCTTCGTGATCGATTGCGCGAAGCCGGTGGAGGACAAGATTATGGACATTGCTTCTCTCGAGAAGTTTCTTCAAGAGAGGATTAAGGTCGGCGGCAAGGCCGGTGCACTCGGCGATTCCGTTACCGTTGCACGGGAGAAGAGCAAGATCACCGTCACCTCTGACAGCAACTTCTCTAAaag GTATCTGAAGTATTTGACCAAGAAGTACTTGAAAAAGCACAATGTGAGGGATTGGCTTCGGGTGATTGCATCCAACAAGGACAGGAATGTCTATGAGTTGAGATATTTCAACATTGCTGAGAATGAGGGTGAAGAGGAAGACTGA